A window of the Motilibacter rhizosphaerae genome harbors these coding sequences:
- a CDS encoding carbohydrate ABC transporter permease yields MSGSTTTRPTRRSPAATAEPRSRSSRGSGSSRVGAGLAGVLLVGFAVFFALPLLWLLLAVTKSGGALIRRSPFAVGSWHDLSANWHQLMAFQDHAVGRWVANSAEYSLAALVLTLLISIPAGYALALTSFRGRKTLLAITLVVMLMPNTALVLPVFLEMNKVGLVGNALSVILPFSFYPFGVYLAYIYFSSSIPGSLLEAARLDGCSELAVFVRIALPLAAPIVALVGFFSFVQNWNNYFLPFVMLPSSNQYPVQVGLSTLLSSTPAFNPSSAGSDPVQLPTLALATVVSVLPVLLVFLFSQRFLVSGMTAGGTKE; encoded by the coding sequence ATGAGCGGCAGCACGACGACGAGGCCCACGCGACGCTCGCCCGCCGCGACGGCGGAGCCGCGGTCGCGGTCGTCGCGGGGGAGCGGGAGCTCGCGCGTGGGCGCCGGCCTGGCTGGGGTCCTCCTCGTGGGGTTCGCGGTCTTCTTCGCGCTCCCCCTGCTGTGGCTGCTGCTGGCGGTCACCAAGTCCGGTGGGGCACTGATCCGGCGGAGCCCGTTCGCCGTCGGCTCCTGGCACGACCTCTCGGCGAACTGGCACCAGCTCATGGCGTTCCAGGACCACGCGGTCGGCAGGTGGGTCGCGAACTCCGCGGAGTACTCCCTCGCCGCCCTCGTGCTCACCCTGCTGATCTCCATCCCGGCGGGCTACGCCCTGGCGCTGACGAGCTTCCGCGGCAGGAAGACGCTGCTCGCCATCACCCTCGTCGTGATGCTGATGCCGAACACCGCGCTCGTGCTGCCCGTGTTCCTGGAGATGAACAAGGTCGGCCTGGTGGGCAACGCGCTGTCGGTCATCCTGCCGTTCTCGTTCTACCCCTTCGGGGTCTACCTCGCCTACATCTACTTCTCGTCCAGCATCCCGGGCAGCCTGCTCGAGGCGGCGCGGCTCGACGGGTGCAGCGAGCTCGCGGTCTTCGTCCGGATCGCACTGCCGCTCGCGGCGCCGATCGTGGCGCTGGTGGGCTTCTTCAGCTTCGTGCAGAACTGGAACAACTACTTCCTGCCGTTCGTCATGCTGCCCTCGAGCAACCAGTACCCCGTCCAGGTAGGGCTGTCGACACTGCTCTCGTCGACGCCGGCGTTCAACCCGAGCTCGGCGGGGTCGGACCCCGTGCAGCTGCCGACGCTGGCGCTGGCCACGGTCGTCTCGGTCCTGCCCGTGCTGCTCGTCTTCCTGTTCTCGCAGCGGTTCCTGGTCTCGGGGATGACCGCCGGCGGGACGAAGGAATGA
- a CDS encoding right-handed parallel beta-helix repeat-containing protein — MRSASRHPRTILGLLTGSAAVALVATAGAAPARADTGSSGQVPGLTIVVSPTGSDTAAGTRRAPVRTLPEAQLRARQALAHGTAVTVVLEDGTYPLDAPLQFGPADSGTPAHPAHWEAERGAKPVISGGSPVSGWSVHDAAKGIWVADVPKGQDSRQLFVDGRTAPRAAVAISRSGATVTTSGISSADPVIAGLAAETDQKRIEIESIDSFTDRYDPVDHVDGNTLVMQQPGWQNNNFGYDTLAHPFAGGQLLVENAYSLLQPGQWYLDPTGGHLYYRATAGDSPASHSVVLPRLESLVQMAGTPQSPVHDITFDGLQFSYTTWLRPGTSIGYADQQNGTFIPVAVPQPADYLTSCQSGCKEFEGARNLWDQMPAAVQVAASTRIAFRDGTFAHLGQVGLGIGNDADANGSGVGLAASSIEVQHNLFTDLSGAGVVAGGVQPDAHHPSDPAMALKDITIEDNLVTDVAKDYKEMSGILSTYADHTVIRHNEVSNLAYDGIDIGWGWGANDPGGSQDYQNRGLYAYQQVYTTPTTFRDNVVEDNLVHGTKKVFHDGGSIYNLSASPGTVITGNYIYDNLHTVGLYLDEGSRYVTASENVVQDSGAWVFTNAYGPNHTADNLIAHNWYNSGVAQTPNAAQRNNRLVDNVAVQGTAWPAGALHVIQHAGVKASDRVFPLAGQPDVLATTPAP, encoded by the coding sequence TTGAGAAGTGCCAGCCGCCACCCCCGGACCATCCTCGGCCTGCTGACGGGCAGTGCCGCCGTCGCGCTCGTCGCCACGGCGGGCGCCGCACCCGCCCGGGCCGACACCGGCTCCTCCGGGCAGGTCCCCGGGCTCACCATCGTCGTGTCGCCCACGGGCAGCGACACCGCCGCGGGTACGCGGCGCGCACCGGTCCGTACGCTCCCCGAGGCGCAGCTGCGCGCCCGGCAGGCGCTCGCGCACGGCACCGCCGTGACAGTGGTGCTGGAGGACGGGACCTACCCGCTCGACGCGCCGCTCCAGTTCGGGCCGGCGGACTCCGGGACCCCGGCCCACCCCGCCCACTGGGAGGCCGAGCGGGGCGCCAAGCCCGTCATCTCCGGTGGGTCACCGGTCTCCGGCTGGTCGGTGCACGACGCCGCCAAGGGCATCTGGGTCGCCGACGTCCCGAAGGGCCAGGACAGCCGCCAGCTCTTCGTCGACGGCAGGACCGCGCCGCGTGCCGCCGTGGCGATCAGCCGCTCGGGCGCGACGGTCACGACCTCCGGCATCTCCAGCGCCGACCCCGTCATCGCGGGCCTCGCCGCCGAGACGGACCAGAAGCGCATCGAGATCGAGAGCATCGACTCGTTCACCGACCGGTACGACCCGGTCGACCACGTCGACGGCAACACGCTGGTGATGCAGCAGCCGGGCTGGCAGAACAACAACTTCGGCTACGACACGCTCGCCCACCCCTTCGCGGGAGGCCAGCTGCTGGTGGAGAACGCCTACTCCCTGCTGCAGCCGGGCCAGTGGTACCTCGACCCCACGGGTGGCCACCTGTACTACCGCGCCACTGCGGGCGACAGCCCGGCGAGCCACTCCGTCGTGCTGCCGCGCCTGGAGTCGCTGGTGCAGATGGCCGGCACCCCGCAGTCGCCGGTGCACGACATCACCTTCGACGGGCTGCAGTTCAGCTACACCACCTGGCTGCGCCCGGGGACGAGCATCGGCTACGCCGACCAGCAGAACGGCACCTTCATCCCCGTCGCCGTCCCGCAGCCCGCGGACTACCTGACCTCCTGCCAGAGCGGCTGCAAGGAGTTCGAGGGGGCCCGCAACCTCTGGGACCAGATGCCCGCAGCCGTCCAGGTCGCCGCCTCGACGCGGATCGCCTTCCGTGACGGGACGTTCGCGCACCTCGGGCAGGTCGGCCTCGGCATCGGCAACGACGCGGACGCCAACGGCTCCGGCGTCGGGCTCGCCGCCTCCTCGATCGAGGTGCAGCACAACCTCTTCACCGACCTCTCCGGTGCCGGCGTGGTCGCCGGCGGCGTCCAGCCCGACGCCCACCACCCGTCCGACCCGGCGATGGCGCTGAAGGACATCACGATCGAGGACAACCTCGTGACCGACGTCGCCAAGGACTACAAGGAGATGTCCGGCATCCTCTCGACCTACGCCGACCACACGGTGATCCGCCACAACGAGGTCTCGAACCTCGCCTACGACGGCATCGACATCGGCTGGGGCTGGGGTGCCAACGACCCGGGCGGCAGCCAGGACTACCAGAACCGCGGGCTGTACGCGTACCAGCAGGTCTACACCACGCCCACGACCTTCCGGGACAACGTGGTGGAGGACAACCTCGTGCACGGCACGAAGAAGGTCTTCCACGACGGCGGCAGCATCTACAACCTCTCGGCCAGCCCCGGCACGGTCATCACCGGCAACTACATCTACGACAACCTGCACACCGTGGGTCTCTACCTCGACGAGGGTTCCCGCTACGTCACGGCCAGCGAGAACGTCGTGCAGGACTCCGGCGCGTGGGTCTTCACCAACGCGTACGGGCCGAACCACACGGCGGACAACCTGATCGCGCACAACTGGTACAACTCCGGGGTCGCGCAGACGCCGAACGCCGCCCAGCGCAACAACCGGCTGGTGGACAACGTCGCGGTCCAGGGGACTGCCTGGCCCGCTGGGGCTCTGCACGTGATCCAGCACGCCGGTGTCAAGGCCAGCGACCGGGTGTTCCCCCTGGCCGGGCAGCCCGACGTGCTCGCCACGACGCCCGCGCCGTAG
- a CDS encoding ABC transporter substrate-binding protein: MPSRSILPGRSRLAAAGLAVTALTLAACGSGSSSGSASGGGGSYGFKQAKQSAGSGITVWIDADRSAAAAAYKAANPSDKVTVVTYDGSANGSGSFKTKMALYDRSGSGWPDVVFSSQNNDASWASQGNGGKQPYAAVLNQGLVPQGTISSFTQGSLDPCTVGGKVYCLRNDLAQVVLWYDKSLMTKFGYTVPTTWEEFQQLGAKVAKEHPGYIVGDVGDTWTPEIYMWGSQCQANQVTGARSVTVNTATPECQRAAALIDAGVANKSLSTTSVFTPEFVKQFSGKVLAMPGPAWFAGAIFNNPSSLNLPKGRLGVAPPPAWGSSAAVTGDVGGGTWFVSSHSKDLALASKFAQFVTTADAYQVEKAPGYPAYGPAAQKWLAKQESSGYYATDLSALTAAGKAIWSGWGSPAFSQEAVWAKVMSPIVTSGGSVASNLDKWGQAIKDQAKITGYDVK, translated from the coding sequence ATGCCCTCCCGATCGATCCTCCCCGGCAGGTCCCGGCTGGCCGCAGCGGGCCTCGCCGTCACCGCCCTGACCCTGGCGGCCTGCGGCTCCGGCTCGAGCTCCGGCTCCGCGTCGGGGGGCGGCGGGAGCTACGGCTTCAAGCAGGCCAAGCAGTCCGCGGGCAGCGGCATCACGGTCTGGATCGACGCCGACCGGTCGGCGGCGGCCGCGGCGTACAAGGCGGCGAACCCGTCCGACAAGGTCACGGTCGTCACCTACGACGGCTCCGCCAACGGCTCGGGGTCGTTCAAGACCAAGATGGCGCTCTACGACCGCTCCGGGAGCGGTTGGCCGGACGTGGTCTTCTCGAGCCAGAACAACGACGCCTCCTGGGCGAGCCAGGGCAACGGCGGCAAGCAGCCGTACGCCGCGGTGCTGAACCAGGGGCTGGTGCCGCAGGGCACGATCTCCAGCTTCACGCAGGGGTCGCTCGACCCCTGCACCGTGGGCGGGAAGGTCTACTGCCTGCGCAACGACCTCGCGCAAGTGGTGCTCTGGTACGACAAGTCGCTGATGACGAAGTTCGGCTACACGGTCCCCACGACCTGGGAGGAGTTCCAGCAGCTGGGGGCCAAGGTGGCCAAGGAGCACCCGGGCTACATCGTCGGCGACGTCGGCGACACCTGGACCCCGGAGATCTACATGTGGGGCAGCCAGTGCCAGGCCAACCAGGTCACCGGTGCCCGGTCGGTGACGGTCAACACTGCGACGCCCGAGTGCCAGCGCGCCGCTGCGCTCATCGACGCGGGTGTGGCGAACAAGTCGCTCAGCACGACGAGCGTCTTCACCCCCGAGTTCGTCAAGCAGTTCAGCGGCAAGGTGCTGGCGATGCCCGGACCCGCGTGGTTCGCCGGCGCCATCTTCAACAACCCGTCGTCGCTCAACCTGCCCAAGGGACGGCTGGGGGTCGCCCCGCCGCCCGCGTGGGGCAGCTCGGCGGCAGTGACCGGTGACGTCGGCGGCGGGACGTGGTTCGTCTCGAGCCACTCGAAGGACCTGGCCCTGGCCTCCAAGTTCGCGCAGTTCGTCACCACGGCCGATGCGTACCAGGTCGAGAAGGCGCCGGGCTACCCGGCGTACGGTCCGGCCGCGCAGAAGTGGCTCGCTAAGCAGGAGTCCAGCGGCTACTACGCCACGGACCTGTCCGCGCTGACCGCGGCCGGCAAGGCCATCTGGTCCGGGTGGGGCTCGCCCGCCTTCAGCCAGGAGGCCGTCTGGGCCAAGGTCATGTCCCCGATCGTCACCTCGGGCGGCTCGGTCGCCAGCAACCTCGACAAGTGGGGGCAGGCGATCAAGGACCAGGCCAAGATCACCGGCTACGACGTGAAGTGA
- a CDS encoding SDR family NAD(P)-dependent oxidoreductase, giving the protein MTANTYAFQGSSVLVTGGGSGIGRAIARAFLDNGANVAVSGRRADRLAETLEGYPAERGLAVQADVADDASAAAMVAQVVERFGRLDVVVNNAAAYVGSPFDELSLDAWHAISSTNIDGFVHVARHALPELERSGGNLVVVGSVSGMRGDWGQSAYNATKAAIMNFVQSLALDYGPRGVRLNAVAPALTITEITQGVADDEQALAAATNRIALGRPGRPEDIAPAVLWLASPDAAYVTGAWLAVDGGTSASTGQAH; this is encoded by the coding sequence ATGACCGCCAACACGTACGCGTTCCAGGGCTCCAGCGTCCTCGTGACCGGGGGCGGCTCCGGCATCGGCCGGGCCATCGCGAGGGCCTTCCTCGACAACGGCGCCAACGTCGCCGTGAGCGGCCGGCGCGCTGACCGGCTCGCGGAGACGCTCGAGGGCTACCCGGCGGAGCGCGGGCTGGCCGTGCAGGCCGACGTCGCGGACGACGCCTCGGCCGCCGCGATGGTCGCGCAGGTGGTCGAGCGCTTCGGGCGGCTCGACGTCGTCGTCAACAATGCCGCGGCGTACGTGGGCTCGCCGTTCGACGAGCTGTCGCTGGACGCGTGGCACGCGATCAGCAGCACGAACATCGACGGCTTCGTGCACGTCGCCCGGCACGCCCTGCCGGAGCTCGAGCGCAGCGGCGGGAACCTCGTGGTCGTCGGCTCCGTCTCCGGCATGCGCGGCGACTGGGGGCAGTCGGCGTACAACGCCACCAAGGCCGCCATCATGAACTTCGTCCAGTCGCTCGCGCTCGACTACGGCCCGCGCGGGGTGCGCCTCAACGCCGTCGCGCCGGCGCTCACCATCACCGAGATCACCCAGGGCGTCGCCGACGACGAGCAGGCGCTGGCGGCGGCGACCAACCGCATCGCCCTCGGCCGACCGGGGCGACCGGAGGACATCGCCCCCGCGGTCCTCTGGCTCGCGAGCCCGGACGCGGCGTACGTCACCGGGGCGTGGCTCGCCGTCGACGGCGGGACCTCGGCCAGCACCGGCCAGGCGCACTGA
- a CDS encoding geranylgeranyl reductase family protein, giving the protein MEDWDVIVVGAGPAGSLAALGALRARPGARVLLLDRADFPRDKVCGDALGPACLSLLAAVGLGSVTDGYPEQGQFELASRRISARHPLASPVTVVPRAVLDARLRDAAVAAGAVARTVRVRDVAAGPDAVVLDGQLRTPVLVGADGAESVVRRAVLPAARRSAPVAVSVRGYGPTRRDVPLIMSAGSDWPSYAWEFPLGDGTANIGYIATPAPGTHPSRAEMLEQAVALLPDSAPGVTEWRGHRLPMAPARPYLPDGRVLLVGDAAALVNPSSGEGIFDALLSGWLAGASAHEGAGAGAAYRTRLRRAHGRHQRHAALVARACRSDRLAEAGLRLAARDAGFFRSISGVALGDGALGPLVTARAVVRDRVALLSRRS; this is encoded by the coding sequence ATGGAGGACTGGGACGTCATCGTCGTGGGCGCGGGTCCGGCCGGCTCGCTCGCCGCCCTCGGCGCGCTGCGCGCCCGGCCGGGGGCGCGCGTGCTGCTGCTCGACCGGGCCGACTTCCCGCGCGACAAGGTCTGCGGCGACGCGCTGGGGCCGGCCTGCCTGAGCCTGCTCGCCGCGGTCGGCCTCGGCTCGGTGACGGACGGCTACCCGGAGCAGGGGCAGTTCGAGCTGGCCTCCCGGCGCATCTCGGCCCGGCACCCGCTCGCCAGCCCGGTGACCGTCGTGCCGCGGGCCGTGCTCGACGCGCGGCTGCGCGACGCGGCGGTGGCGGCCGGGGCAGTGGCGCGTACGGTCCGCGTCCGCGACGTCGCCGCCGGCCCGGACGCGGTGGTGCTCGACGGTCAGCTGCGCACACCGGTGCTCGTCGGCGCGGACGGCGCGGAGTCCGTCGTCCGTCGGGCGGTGCTGCCCGCCGCCCGGCGCTCCGCCCCCGTCGCCGTCTCCGTCCGCGGGTACGGGCCCACTCGGCGCGACGTCCCGCTCATCATGTCCGCGGGGAGCGACTGGCCGTCCTACGCGTGGGAGTTCCCGCTCGGCGACGGCACGGCCAACATCGGCTACATCGCGACGCCGGCCCCGGGCACGCACCCCAGCCGCGCGGAGATGCTCGAGCAGGCCGTGGCGCTGCTGCCCGACAGCGCCCCGGGCGTGACGGAGTGGCGGGGCCACCGGCTGCCGATGGCGCCGGCCCGGCCGTACCTCCCCGACGGGCGCGTCCTGCTGGTCGGCGACGCCGCGGCGCTGGTGAACCCCAGCAGCGGCGAGGGGATCTTCGACGCACTGCTCAGCGGCTGGCTCGCCGGGGCGTCGGCGCACGAGGGGGCGGGAGCGGGGGCGGCGTACCGGACGCGGCTGCGGCGGGCCCACGGCCGGCACCAGCGCCACGCGGCCCTGGTGGCGCGCGCCTGCCGGAGCGACCGGCTCGCCGAGGCGGGGCTGCGCCTCGCCGCCCGCGACGCGGGCTTCTTCCGCAGCATCTCCGGGGTCGCGCTCGGGGACGGCGCCCTCGGCCCGCTGGTGACGGCCCGCGCCGTGGTGCGCGACCGGGTGGCGCTGCTGTCGCGCCGGTCCTAG
- a CDS encoding mandelate racemase/muconate lactonizing enzyme family protein: MKIVGYRSHLAQHEWGRRIGDVNYTSTATRTPVPVLVLLTDEGIEGVGIGAHEDIERIFPALDGEDPRSVVALYDRMCRYSFKLGHQGAVATTIGALDMALWDIKAKSAGEPLWRLLGGRDRFVPGYASALDAPLDDDALVAVHEEFAARGFSAVKLKGGRHLDRDLQRLRLVRDVYRSGGAEPALMLDANEVWHRSQAVRYIARLEQELDLTWIEEPVRRWDAAGLAAVRHGVRAGVASGENLTGLEQFAPLFAADALDVVQVGWGWGTTLALRVAAAAHSRDLPISPIGFTPAITPAATAMPNMLTIEVQDLAFPLGLHVDQTIADGGFVLGDAPGNGISLDEPALAALAQDPLSRAAADVQVRPGRAGLRVTAEDDRSEDRPPRLP, encoded by the coding sequence ATGAAGATCGTCGGCTACCGGAGCCACCTGGCCCAGCACGAGTGGGGCCGCCGCATCGGCGACGTGAACTACACGAGCACCGCCACGCGCACCCCCGTGCCGGTCCTGGTCCTGCTCACCGACGAGGGGATCGAGGGCGTCGGGATCGGTGCGCACGAGGACATCGAGCGCATCTTCCCTGCTCTTGACGGTGAGGACCCGCGCTCCGTCGTCGCGCTCTACGACCGCATGTGCAGGTACTCCTTCAAGCTCGGCCACCAGGGTGCGGTCGCGACCACCATCGGCGCGCTCGACATGGCCCTCTGGGACATCAAGGCGAAGAGCGCGGGCGAGCCGCTGTGGCGGCTGCTCGGCGGCCGTGACCGCTTCGTCCCGGGCTACGCCTCCGCGCTCGACGCCCCGCTCGACGACGACGCGCTGGTCGCGGTGCACGAGGAGTTCGCTGCGCGCGGCTTCAGCGCGGTGAAGCTCAAGGGTGGCCGGCACCTCGACCGCGACCTGCAGCGCCTGCGCCTCGTCCGCGACGTCTACCGCTCGGGGGGCGCGGAGCCCGCGCTGATGCTGGACGCCAACGAGGTGTGGCACCGCTCGCAGGCGGTCCGCTACATCGCGCGCCTCGAGCAGGAGCTCGACCTGACCTGGATCGAGGAGCCGGTCCGGCGCTGGGACGCCGCCGGTCTCGCGGCCGTCCGTCACGGCGTACGCGCCGGGGTCGCGAGCGGGGAGAACCTCACCGGGCTCGAGCAGTTCGCGCCGCTGTTCGCGGCGGACGCCCTCGACGTCGTGCAGGTCGGCTGGGGCTGGGGCACGACGCTCGCGCTGCGCGTCGCCGCCGCGGCGCACAGCCGGGACCTCCCGATCAGCCCGATCGGCTTCACCCCCGCCATCACGCCGGCGGCCACCGCGATGCCGAACATGCTCACGATCGAGGTGCAGGACCTCGCCTTCCCGCTGGGCCTGCACGTCGACCAGACCATCGCCGACGGCGGCTTCGTGCTCGGAGACGCTCCGGGCAACGGCATCAGCCTGGACGAGCCCGCGCTCGCGGCGCTCGCGCAGGACCCGCTGTCCCGCGCCGCCGCCGACGTGCAGGTGCGGCCGGGGCGCGCCGGGCTGCGCGTGACGGCGGAGGACGACCGCAGCGAGGACCGGCCGCCCCGGCTGCCCTGA
- a CDS encoding FadR/GntR family transcriptional regulator, whose translation MADPAPALPPALLPRGRGPRPARRADAVLDGLLEQIVAGELAPGSPVPTEPMLVEAYGVSRTVVREAVKLLEQKGLVTARQGIGTLVSPQDHWNLLDTEVLAAIVRHDEEYEVLDQLISVRTALESQMAADAARLATEEDLRELSELMRELDGLVRTPERMDDVDVAFHERIMLASGNQLGRAIVRTVHAEARRSQRYSGHSTPSLRRQSNRQHQAILAAIAAGEAERAAELMTQHITESWKRRRPGDAARRTC comes from the coding sequence GTGGCCGACCCCGCTCCCGCCCTGCCACCGGCGCTCCTGCCGCGCGGGCGCGGTCCGCGCCCTGCGCGCCGGGCGGACGCGGTCCTCGACGGACTGCTCGAGCAGATCGTGGCCGGTGAGCTCGCACCCGGCAGTCCCGTCCCGACCGAGCCCATGCTCGTCGAGGCGTACGGCGTGAGCCGCACCGTCGTCCGCGAGGCCGTGAAGCTGCTGGAGCAGAAGGGACTCGTCACCGCCCGGCAGGGCATCGGCACCCTCGTGAGCCCGCAGGACCACTGGAACCTGCTCGACACCGAGGTGCTCGCGGCGATCGTCCGCCACGACGAGGAGTACGAGGTCCTCGACCAGCTCATCAGCGTGCGCACGGCCCTCGAGTCCCAGATGGCGGCGGACGCCGCGCGGCTGGCCACCGAGGAGGACCTGCGGGAGCTCAGCGAGCTGATGCGCGAGCTCGACGGGCTGGTCCGGACCCCCGAGCGGATGGACGACGTGGACGTCGCCTTCCACGAGCGCATCATGCTGGCGTCGGGCAACCAGCTCGGCCGGGCGATCGTCCGCACCGTGCACGCAGAGGCGCGGCGCAGCCAGCGCTACAGCGGCCACTCCACCCCGAGCCTGCGGCGGCAGAGCAACCGCCAGCACCAGGCGATCCTCGCTGCCATCGCCGCCGGCGAGGCCGAGCGCGCCGCGGAGCTGATGACCCAGCACATCACCGAGTCCTGGAAGCGCCGCCGGCCGGGAGACGCCGCGCGACGGACCTGCTGA
- a CDS encoding carbohydrate ABC transporter permease gives MAAVQSLAAPGTPERPRRRRPRATGAVFVVPYVLFLAVFGVAPALYALGLAFTRGAGGFAGFANFTKVIGDFRFWPAVEHVALYVLAWLVALVVLVVTLAILVHGVGRRWLGAGLRFLYYLPGALAGASSVLLWLFVLNPVASPVGPLLRALGLHTFNSTIAPGHLPVVFAIIAFWTGAGGWVLVMYGALNGISDDIIEAARIDGAGPLQVALRIQLPLLRKWISYMAVLSLAAGTQLFVEPTLLSQASNAVVPNDYSLNQLAYQYAFDLGDFNGSAAISVLLLVVSLALAALFVLRGGLFDTEVP, from the coding sequence ATGGCTGCTGTCCAGTCGTTGGCCGCTCCGGGAACCCCGGAGCGGCCGCGGCGGCGGCGGCCACGCGCCACCGGTGCCGTGTTCGTCGTGCCGTACGTGCTCTTCCTCGCCGTGTTCGGCGTCGCCCCCGCGCTCTACGCACTCGGCCTGGCGTTCACCCGCGGGGCCGGGGGCTTCGCCGGCTTCGCCAACTTCACCAAGGTCATCGGCGACTTCCGCTTCTGGCCGGCCGTCGAGCACGTGGCGCTGTACGTCCTCGCCTGGCTGGTCGCCCTGGTCGTGCTCGTCGTGACCCTGGCGATCCTCGTGCACGGCGTCGGTCGGCGGTGGCTGGGCGCAGGTCTGCGGTTCCTCTACTACCTCCCCGGCGCCCTGGCCGGGGCGTCGAGCGTGCTGCTCTGGCTGTTCGTGCTCAACCCCGTGGCCAGTCCGGTCGGGCCGCTGCTGCGCGCCCTGGGGCTGCACACCTTCAACAGCACCATCGCTCCAGGGCACCTCCCCGTGGTCTTCGCCATCATCGCCTTCTGGACGGGTGCCGGCGGCTGGGTCCTCGTGATGTACGGCGCCCTCAACGGCATCTCGGACGACATCATCGAGGCGGCCCGCATCGACGGTGCGGGCCCGCTCCAGGTCGCCCTGCGGATCCAGCTCCCGTTGCTGCGCAAGTGGATCAGCTACATGGCGGTGCTGTCCCTCGCCGCAGGCACGCAGCTGTTCGTCGAGCCCACGCTGCTCTCGCAGGCCAGCAACGCGGTCGTCCCCAACGACTACTCGCTCAACCAGCTCGCCTACCAGTACGCGTTCGACCTCGGCGACTTCAACGGGTCCGCAGCGATCTCCGTGCTGCTGCTCGTCGTCTCCCTCGCCCTGGCAGCGCTGTTCGTCCTGCGGGGCGGTCTGTTCGACACGGAGGTGCCATGA